One Alphaproteobacteria bacterium genomic window carries:
- a CDS encoding ShlB/FhaC/HecB family hemolysin secretion/activation protein: MREKTRILPVLWATFCFLHLCASVHASDIDRASRQAIDMAQDLREKNQAERDITFYPSENTLPLKTQEIEGADDIAFVLEEITFDGLTVLAEKELKPAWEDLIGAEVKLSDINDVAVKATQILREKGFTLARVVIPPQDIEAEEGHVTIQVFEGTLNSVRVEGGSETDRIVLEHQLKSIVTGGPFNLYALEERLRFIKKTPGYKIQSIFVAAKDKSAAADLIIKIEGKRYASAGLMFDNGGNRLMGNHRAGVDALIYNPVGRSKLLFANVQDHQRKHLIFNRVRQTQFVGDKGTRMYAEYLQSRSRPFLSIPMQSRFDYINMMLMHPFVYRRGEELKLRIGVDGQNDSTRVAGVRTKKDYIRTLQIGLLYNQSHENDFWEVSALLHKGFSGVFGGKSTHLPSKQGGKNNFAYADGRAIWVHQFNETLSVANIIGWQYAAHPLLASEEFSVGSSNYARGYDGSEIVGDSGVGGIIELRYMLPIKNRYVNYVQIYTSYGAAQTHTHRKKADSLPNAYISSYAIGLRAQVIDNLAVTYELAKPVARRVALQANKKLHHSFKVTWRSHFEKSFPKAQ; this comes from the coding sequence ATGCGGGAAAAAACCCGAATATTACCTGTTTTATGGGCTACTTTTTGCTTTCTGCATCTATGTGCGAGCGTTCATGCATCGGACATTGATCGTGCGAGTCGCCAAGCTATAGATATGGCACAGGATTTGCGAGAGAAAAACCAAGCAGAGCGTGACATTACATTTTACCCCTCTGAAAACACACTCCCTCTAAAGACCCAAGAAATTGAGGGGGCTGATGATATTGCCTTTGTTTTAGAAGAAATTACGTTTGATGGTCTGACCGTTCTTGCGGAAAAAGAGTTAAAGCCTGCATGGGAAGATTTGATTGGTGCAGAAGTAAAACTCTCCGACATCAATGACGTGGCCGTGAAAGCCACGCAAATTCTGCGCGAAAAAGGTTTTACGTTGGCACGCGTAGTTATTCCTCCGCAAGATATTGAAGCTGAAGAAGGTCATGTCACCATCCAAGTTTTTGAGGGTACTCTCAACAGTGTAAGGGTTGAGGGGGGATCAGAAACTGACCGCATAGTGCTTGAGCATCAACTGAAGAGTATTGTCACGGGTGGACCTTTTAACCTATATGCCCTTGAAGAACGTTTACGTTTTATCAAAAAAACGCCAGGCTATAAAATTCAATCTATTTTTGTGGCGGCGAAAGACAAATCCGCAGCCGCAGATCTTATAATAAAAATTGAAGGAAAACGCTATGCGAGTGCGGGTCTTATGTTTGATAACGGCGGAAACCGTCTAATGGGTAATCACCGAGCGGGGGTAGATGCCTTAATTTACAATCCTGTGGGGCGCAGCAAGCTTTTGTTTGCAAATGTTCAGGATCACCAAAGAAAGCACCTAATTTTCAACCGCGTGCGCCAAACACAGTTTGTTGGTGATAAAGGGACGCGGATGTATGCAGAGTACCTCCAGTCGCGCTCACGCCCTTTTCTTTCAATCCCCATGCAGTCACGTTTTGATTATATAAATATGATGCTGATGCATCCTTTTGTTTATCGCCGTGGGGAAGAGTTAAAACTACGTATAGGGGTCGATGGTCAAAACGATAGCACGCGTGTGGCCGGAGTTCGTACGAAAAAAGATTACATCCGAACGTTGCAGATAGGCTTATTATATAATCAAAGTCATGAAAATGATTTTTGGGAAGTTTCTGCTCTTTTGCATAAAGGATTCTCGGGAGTTTTTGGTGGAAAATCAACACATTTGCCCAGTAAACAAGGAGGCAAAAATAACTTTGCGTATGCAGATGGTCGTGCCATATGGGTTCACCAGTTTAACGAGACTCTTTCGGTCGCCAATATTATTGGCTGGCAGTATGCGGCACATCCCTTGTTGGCAAGTGAGGAATTCAGTGTAGGATCCTCCAATTATGCCCGAGGGTATGATGGGTCTGAAATTGTGGGTGATTCTGGTGTTGGCGGGATTATAGAGTTGCGTTACATGCTACCGATAAAAAATAGGTACGTGAACTATGTCCAAATTTACACATCATATGGTGCAGCCCAAACCCATACACATAGGAAAAAAGCAGATAGCCTTCCGAATGCTTATATTTCGTCGTATGCTATTGGTTTGCGCGCTCAGGTAATTGATAATTTGGCTGTGACATATGAGTTGGCAAAACCAGTGGCTCGTCGGGTGGCGTTGCAAGCCAATAAAAAGTTGCATCATAGCTTCAAGGTGACATGGCGTTCTCACTTTGAGAAGTCTTTCCCCAAAGCGCAATAA